The following proteins come from a genomic window of Corallococcus sp. NCRR:
- a CDS encoding TolC family protein, whose protein sequence is MSAFLVVATLLTATPITLEETRQLGRKNTQALQAALDVAVAQEDQRVARSGLLPQVQLNLGPSLDYVGQRRQVFTVPISETETVTREVVATSNTADSYFASVGLSQVIYNRGLWKQLEQAGVNVDATRNQSIEESDTSELEAIRRFFNLFLSQASLDVLKATAQRSEEQLERARALFTAGRVGKSEEIAAQVNLGNDRINVVQRQNQLVADQVQLAVWLARPGTELLQAVDPGVFQQEPAPAPALDDALKQAREHRALLKALQQRVQVAQLQRAIVQGDYIPRVGLSARYSHNSQAPGPFFSEPGYGNIFNGSINLTWDLFNGFATNAQSARAQVNIRKAELTFAQTARELEAEVRRSHQVLEGQIASAKLATDNRAVAQQGLALAEERFRAGAGSTLDVRDAQLKLTQAELVLLQSRIDVEIARYALFRAMGTLNPGESQ, encoded by the coding sequence GTGAGCGCCTTCCTCGTCGTCGCGACGCTGCTCACCGCCACGCCCATCACGCTGGAGGAGACGCGCCAGCTGGGCCGCAAGAACACCCAGGCGCTCCAGGCCGCGCTGGATGTCGCCGTGGCCCAGGAGGACCAGCGCGTGGCGCGCTCCGGCCTCCTGCCGCAGGTGCAGCTCAACCTGGGCCCCAGCCTGGACTACGTGGGCCAGCGACGGCAGGTCTTCACCGTCCCCATCAGTGAGACGGAGACCGTCACGCGGGAGGTGGTGGCCACCTCCAATACGGCGGACAGCTACTTCGCGTCCGTGGGCCTGTCGCAGGTCATCTACAACCGCGGTCTCTGGAAGCAGCTGGAGCAGGCCGGCGTCAACGTGGACGCCACGCGCAACCAGTCCATCGAGGAGTCGGACACCTCCGAGCTGGAGGCCATCCGCCGCTTCTTCAACCTCTTCCTGTCGCAGGCCTCGCTGGACGTGCTCAAGGCGACCGCGCAGCGCAGCGAGGAGCAGCTGGAGCGCGCGCGCGCCCTCTTCACCGCGGGCCGCGTGGGCAAGTCCGAGGAGATCGCCGCGCAGGTCAACCTGGGCAACGACCGCATCAACGTCGTGCAGCGCCAGAACCAGCTGGTGGCGGACCAGGTGCAGCTGGCCGTGTGGCTGGCGCGCCCCGGCACGGAGCTGCTCCAGGCGGTGGACCCCGGCGTGTTCCAGCAGGAGCCCGCGCCGGCGCCCGCCCTGGATGACGCCCTCAAGCAGGCCCGCGAGCACCGCGCCCTGCTCAAGGCGCTCCAGCAGCGCGTACAGGTGGCGCAGCTGCAGCGGGCCATCGTGCAGGGGGACTACATCCCCCGCGTGGGCCTGTCCGCGCGGTACTCGCACAACAGCCAGGCCCCGGGCCCGTTCTTCAGCGAGCCCGGCTACGGCAACATCTTCAACGGTAGCATCAACCTGACGTGGGACCTGTTCAACGGCTTCGCCACGAACGCCCAGTCCGCGCGCGCCCAGGTCAACATCCGCAAGGCGGAGCTGACGTTCGCGCAGACGGCGCGGGAGCTGGAGGCGGAGGTGCGCCGCTCCCACCAGGTGCTGGAGGGCCAGATCGCCTCCGCGAAGCTCGCGACGGACAACCGCGCGGTCGCCCAGCAGGGCCTGGCGCTGGCGGAGGAGCGCTTTCGCGCGGGCGCCGGCTCCACGCTGGACGTGCGAGACGCGCAGCTCAAGTTGACCCAGGCGGAGCTGGTGTTGCTCCAGAGCCGCATCGATGTCGAAATCGCCCGCTATGCCCTGTTCCGGGCCATGGGCACGCTGAACCCGGGAGAATCACAATGA
- a CDS encoding YIP1 family protein — MTSLVQPARIFVDPLGGTRAAVEARRWLWPLLILAFCVAISGTVFALRWDATASIVSALPTDSTASSVSESDIAEQIQTASRKALVGGIANGLIVMPLMVLLLACILWVTAWLFNKPASFGQLMAAASVALLPIALYHLIYAVCAAWQHSLTDLRAARLVPSSLAMLDGLSPKMQRVLKGVDFFNLWSVGLLGVGFSTATGMRLGRALVLIGVMYLMYVGVFFIGLPAGGAQ, encoded by the coding sequence ATGACCTCCCTTGTTCAACCGGCGCGCATCTTCGTGGACCCCCTGGGGGGCACGCGCGCGGCCGTCGAGGCCCGGCGTTGGCTGTGGCCGCTCCTCATCCTCGCCTTCTGCGTCGCCATCTCCGGCACCGTCTTCGCGCTGCGCTGGGACGCCACCGCCTCCATCGTGAGCGCCCTGCCCACGGACTCGACCGCGTCCAGCGTGTCCGAGTCCGACATCGCCGAGCAGATCCAGACGGCGTCGCGCAAGGCGCTGGTGGGCGGCATCGCCAACGGCCTCATCGTGATGCCCCTGATGGTGCTGCTGCTCGCGTGCATCCTCTGGGTCACCGCGTGGCTCTTCAACAAGCCCGCGTCCTTCGGGCAGCTGATGGCGGCGGCCTCCGTGGCGCTCTTGCCCATCGCGCTGTACCACCTCATCTACGCGGTGTGCGCGGCCTGGCAGCACTCGCTCACCGACCTGCGCGCGGCGCGGCTCGTGCCCTCCAGCCTGGCCATGCTGGACGGCCTGTCGCCGAAGATGCAGCGCGTGCTCAAGGGCGTGGATTTCTTCAACCTGTGGAGCGTGGGCCTGCTGGGAGTGGGCTTCTCCACCGCCACCGGCATGCGCCTGGGGCGCGCGCTGGTGCTCATCGGGGTGATGTACCTCATGTACGTGGGCGTCTTCTTCATTGGCTTGCCTGCGGGAGGTGCGCAGTGA
- a CDS encoding AAA family ATPase: MVDSTDLAQVLHEAHDIARSVAQKPTSAHVLLALFTVENRAQLLLKEKGVDEDALLQLITEAPAETGNVVQELTARARELASTFRAGEADCLHLLIAIIRKRCAASDLLGRTGLDLISLSNTALAYSTSGGLPRRLQPGYGQAVATRAPVSRPVGAPPSPLPSSTFALSVPRPAPPPAPVMTPPVTTPPPAARSTPALSPRDLIDVDEDDVTQDAVAEAPPPAMPRMAPPAPVARATPPAPPPSAPVAPQAPQAPVTRPSASPSQAKGQPLTLDAKAFPMLTSLGRNLSQAAREGKLDPVVGRAREVEEVIDILGKRRTNNPCLLGEPGVGKTAVVEGVAQRLLGLRGTLAEKILVELDMATLVAGTQLRGSFSEKLNALKEEVRRAEGRVVVFIDEIHTLVGAGSTGEGPQDAANELKTAMARGEFPCIGATTHDEYRKFIAADPALERRFTPVVVNEPSVPETVQILQGIIGRYEEHHALRYLPEALEAAASLASRYVTDRFMPDKAISVVDLAGSRCHREGKHRVDAADVARVVAKLAGVPEERLLMNDSARLLRLENDLAERVIGHGDAVVRIARVIRRNYAGFASRRPMGSFLFLGPTGVGKTEMARALAEVLFGNRDALVRLDMSEMSESHGVSRLIGSPAGYVGFGEGGQLTEPVRRRPSSVVVLDEIEKAHREVQMLLLQVLEEGRLTDGKGRHIDFSNTVIVMTTNLGAEAFSRTGRAVGFGAADAAEGKALDLASDTARKALPPELWNRIDERLPFRPLAEQEVAKIATLILAESSKRLATERGIVYTAGTDVVGHLLKSGGFDPMLGARPMRQVVQRLVEGPLAERILSGEFGAGDRVRVAVQAGQLQFARDAA, encoded by the coding sequence ATGGTCGACAGCACGGATCTCGCCCAGGTTCTCCATGAGGCGCATGACATCGCCCGCAGCGTCGCCCAGAAGCCCACGTCGGCCCACGTGTTGCTGGCGCTCTTCACGGTGGAGAACCGTGCCCAGCTCCTCCTGAAGGAGAAGGGCGTGGACGAGGACGCGCTGCTCCAGCTCATCACGGAGGCCCCGGCGGAGACGGGCAACGTGGTGCAGGAGTTGACCGCGCGCGCCCGCGAGCTGGCCAGCACCTTCCGTGCGGGGGAGGCGGACTGCCTGCACCTGCTCATCGCCATCATCCGCAAGCGCTGCGCCGCGAGCGACCTGCTGGGGCGCACGGGCCTGGACCTCATCTCCCTGTCCAACACGGCGCTCGCCTATTCCACCAGCGGTGGCCTGCCGCGCCGGCTCCAGCCGGGCTATGGCCAGGCGGTGGCCACGCGCGCGCCGGTGAGCCGCCCGGTGGGCGCGCCGCCGTCTCCCCTCCCCTCCTCCACGTTCGCGCTGAGCGTGCCGCGCCCGGCGCCCCCACCAGCGCCGGTGATGACGCCCCCGGTGACGACCCCTCCGCCGGCCGCGCGCTCGACGCCCGCGCTGTCGCCGCGAGACCTGATTGACGTGGACGAGGACGACGTGACGCAGGACGCCGTCGCGGAAGCCCCGCCCCCGGCGATGCCGCGCATGGCGCCGCCCGCCCCGGTGGCCCGCGCGACGCCGCCCGCCCCTCCGCCTTCCGCGCCGGTGGCCCCCCAGGCTCCCCAGGCTCCGGTGACGCGTCCGTCCGCATCGCCCTCGCAGGCCAAGGGGCAGCCGCTGACGTTGGACGCCAAGGCGTTCCCGATGCTCACGTCGCTGGGCCGCAACCTGAGCCAGGCCGCCCGCGAAGGGAAGCTGGACCCGGTGGTGGGCCGCGCGCGGGAGGTCGAGGAGGTCATCGACATCCTGGGCAAGCGCCGCACCAACAACCCGTGCCTGCTGGGTGAGCCCGGCGTGGGCAAGACGGCGGTGGTGGAGGGCGTGGCGCAGCGCCTGCTGGGGCTTCGCGGCACGCTGGCGGAGAAGATCCTCGTCGAGCTGGACATGGCCACGCTGGTCGCGGGCACGCAGCTGCGCGGCTCGTTCTCCGAGAAGCTCAACGCGCTGAAGGAAGAGGTGCGGCGGGCCGAGGGGCGCGTGGTGGTCTTCATCGACGAGATCCACACGCTGGTGGGCGCGGGCTCCACGGGTGAGGGCCCGCAGGACGCGGCCAACGAGCTGAAGACGGCGATGGCTCGCGGCGAGTTCCCCTGCATCGGGGCGACGACGCACGACGAGTACCGCAAGTTCATCGCGGCGGACCCGGCGCTGGAGCGCCGCTTCACGCCGGTGGTGGTGAACGAGCCGTCGGTGCCGGAGACGGTGCAGATCCTCCAGGGCATCATCGGGCGCTACGAGGAGCACCACGCGCTGCGCTACCTGCCGGAGGCGCTGGAGGCCGCCGCGTCGCTGGCGAGCCGCTACGTGACGGACCGGTTCATGCCGGACAAGGCCATCAGCGTGGTGGACCTGGCGGGCAGCCGCTGCCACCGCGAGGGCAAGCACCGGGTGGACGCCGCGGACGTGGCGCGCGTGGTGGCGAAGCTGGCGGGCGTGCCGGAAGAGCGGCTCTTGATGAACGACTCCGCGCGGCTGCTCCGGCTGGAGAACGACCTGGCGGAGCGCGTGATTGGCCACGGCGACGCGGTGGTGCGGATTGCCCGGGTCATCCGCCGCAACTACGCCGGCTTCGCGTCGCGCCGCCCCATGGGCAGCTTCCTCTTCCTGGGCCCCACGGGCGTGGGCAAGACGGAGATGGCGCGGGCGCTGGCGGAGGTGCTGTTCGGCAACCGGGACGCGCTGGTGCGCCTGGACATGAGCGAGATGTCCGAGTCCCACGGCGTGTCGCGCCTCATCGGTTCGCCCGCGGGCTACGTGGGCTTCGGTGAGGGCGGGCAGCTCACGGAGCCGGTGCGCCGCCGGCCGTCGTCGGTGGTGGTGCTGGACGAGATCGAGAAGGCGCACCGCGAGGTGCAGATGCTGCTGCTCCAGGTGTTGGAGGAGGGGCGGCTGACGGACGGCAAGGGCCGGCACATCGACTTCTCGAACACGGTCATCGTGATGACCACGAACCTGGGCGCGGAGGCGTTCAGCCGCACGGGCCGCGCGGTGGGCTTCGGCGCGGCGGACGCGGCCGAGGGCAAGGCGCTGGACCTGGCGTCGGACACCGCGCGCAAGGCGCTGCCGCCGGAGCTGTGGAACCGCATCGATGAGCGGCTGCCGTTCCGTCCGCTGGCGGAGCAGGAGGTGGCGAAGATCGCCACGCTCATCCTGGCGGAGAGCAGCAAGCGACTCGCGACGGAGCGCGGCATCGTCTACACGGCGGGCACGGACGTGGTGGGGCACCTGCTCAAGTCCGGCGGCTTCGACCCGATGCTGGGCGCGCGGCCGATGCGCCAGGTGGTGCAGCGGCTGGTGGAAGGCCCCCTGGCGGAGCGCATCCTCTCCGGCGAGTTCGGCGCGGGAGACCGCGTGCGCGTGGCCGTGCAGGCCGGTCAGCTCCAGTTCGCCCGGGACGCCGCCTGA
- a CDS encoding Rossmann-like and DUF2520 domain-containing protein has product MVIVGAGRLGGALALALQAKRWPVRVYSRDDAGHERTRALGLKPATPADLKKARVCVLCVPDAVVPSVSESLSRELPRTVALVHTAGALPLSALGTQRGRAVGSFHPLCAVSSAKDSLAGHTAAISTRSPALRAVLQRMAEDVGFAMFDVPESHRAAYHAGAVLSAGGLVALADAAVGALGAAGIDPEAALKALLPLMRSALRGIEARGLSGGLTGPIVRGDAGVVAAHLAALPTDIAPLYAQLSRRALRLASDRLRPEPRAALEALLAKK; this is encoded by the coding sequence GTGGTCATCGTTGGCGCGGGGCGGCTCGGTGGTGCGCTCGCGTTGGCGTTGCAGGCGAAGCGCTGGCCCGTGCGCGTGTACTCGCGCGACGACGCGGGCCATGAGCGCACGCGGGCCCTGGGCCTGAAGCCCGCGACGCCCGCGGACCTGAAGAAGGCTCGCGTCTGCGTGTTGTGTGTTCCGGACGCGGTGGTGCCGTCGGTGTCCGAGTCCCTGTCCCGCGAGCTCCCGCGCACGGTGGCGCTGGTGCACACCGCGGGCGCCCTGCCACTCTCCGCGCTGGGCACGCAGCGGGGCCGCGCGGTGGGCTCCTTCCATCCGCTCTGCGCGGTGTCCTCCGCGAAGGACTCGCTCGCGGGCCACACCGCCGCGATCAGCACGCGCTCCCCTGCCCTGCGCGCCGTGCTCCAGCGCATGGCGGAGGACGTGGGCTTCGCGATGTTCGACGTGCCGGAGTCGCACCGGGCCGCCTACCACGCAGGCGCGGTGCTGAGCGCCGGTGGACTGGTGGCACTCGCGGACGCGGCCGTGGGCGCACTGGGCGCGGCGGGCATCGACCCCGAGGCGGCCTTGAAGGCGCTGCTGCCGTTGATGCGCTCGGCACTCAGAGGCATCGAGGCGCGTGGCCTTTCGGGTGGGCTCACCGGCCCCATCGTCCGGGGGGACGCGGGCGTCGTCGCGGCGCACCTGGCGGCCCTGCCCACGGACATCGCACCGCTCTACGCGCAACTGTCGCGGCGGGCCCTGCGGCTGGCCTCGGATCGGCTCCGCCCGGAGCCCCGTGCCGCGCTGGAAGCCCTGCTCGCGAAGAAGTGA
- a CDS encoding nicotinate-nicotinamide nucleotide adenylyltransferase, producing MAASYVHATQGMDAVWLMPTFHHPFGKQLEPFEARVRMCEALCRETSGWLQTSLVERELGGGGRTVDTLAYLVERFPDTRFSLIIGSDILRDLPQWKDFDRIQRMARVLVLYRAGYPAPDTVGPPLAEVSSTQVRDQLARGLEPSELVPSAVLQVAREEGLYGLRGPR from the coding sequence ATGGCGGCCTCCTACGTCCACGCAACGCAGGGCATGGACGCCGTGTGGCTGATGCCCACGTTCCACCATCCGTTCGGCAAGCAACTGGAGCCCTTCGAAGCGCGCGTGCGCATGTGTGAAGCGCTCTGCCGTGAGACGTCCGGCTGGCTCCAGACGAGCCTGGTGGAGCGCGAGCTGGGCGGCGGCGGGCGCACGGTGGACACGCTGGCGTACCTGGTGGAGCGCTTCCCGGACACACGCTTCTCGTTGATCATCGGCAGCGACATCCTGCGGGACCTGCCGCAGTGGAAAGACTTCGACCGCATCCAGCGGATGGCGCGCGTGCTGGTGCTCTACCGCGCGGGCTACCCCGCGCCGGACACGGTGGGGCCGCCGCTGGCGGAGGTGTCCTCCACGCAGGTGCGAGATCAGCTGGCGCGCGGCCTGGAGCCGTCGGAGCTGGTGCCCTCCGCGGTGCTCCAGGTGGCGCGTGAGGAAGGCCTCTATGGCCTGCGCGGGCCTCGCTAG
- a CDS encoding efflux RND transporter periplasmic adaptor subunit: MTWWKAAIAGALLLGAVAITVGGLRDRPPPTQEVQMAKARKGTITRTITGAGKVQAATTVKISSNLSGDLVSLKVKDGDAITKGQVLGQIDKRYYEAAVKQATASRDAARSEVQVADVDAVRQRAELGRVKGLAEKGLASAAEVEQSQAVVDTAEARLAAARQRVAQSSAVLEQASTDLARTTLLSPIDGNVIELSREVGERVRGSDFSEDVVMTIAALNQMEVKFEVGEHEVVHLKYGQPAEVTLDALEGQSFTGTVVEIAQKATIKNPGTEAEVTSFPITVALDARPPGVLPGMSAEARISAETHNDAVLVPIQAVTVRAERSLPDYQAPVEGTSLTAKRRTEALAKVVFVVDNDNKAQVRRVRTGIASDTELEVLEGLQVGDRVVEGPYRTLSKELSHGDAVREPEKAAAKGKS; this comes from the coding sequence ATGACGTGGTGGAAGGCGGCAATCGCCGGCGCGCTGTTGCTGGGAGCGGTGGCCATCACCGTGGGCGGCCTGCGGGACCGGCCGCCCCCGACGCAGGAAGTCCAGATGGCCAAGGCCCGCAAGGGCACCATCACCCGCACCATCACCGGCGCGGGCAAGGTGCAGGCGGCCACCACGGTGAAGATCTCCTCCAACCTGTCCGGAGACCTGGTCTCCCTCAAGGTGAAGGACGGCGACGCCATCACCAAGGGGCAGGTGCTGGGGCAGATCGACAAGCGCTACTACGAGGCGGCCGTGAAGCAGGCCACCGCGTCGCGCGACGCGGCCCGCTCGGAGGTCCAGGTGGCGGACGTGGACGCCGTGCGCCAGCGCGCGGAGCTGGGCCGCGTGAAGGGCCTGGCGGAGAAGGGGCTCGCGTCCGCCGCGGAGGTGGAGCAGTCCCAGGCGGTGGTGGACACCGCCGAGGCGCGCCTCGCCGCCGCCCGGCAGCGCGTGGCCCAGAGCAGCGCCGTGCTGGAGCAGGCCTCCACGGACCTGGCGCGCACCACGCTCCTGTCCCCCATCGACGGCAACGTGATTGAACTGTCGCGTGAAGTGGGCGAGCGCGTGCGCGGCTCCGACTTCTCCGAGGACGTGGTGATGACCATCGCCGCGCTCAACCAGATGGAGGTGAAGTTCGAGGTGGGTGAGCACGAAGTGGTGCACCTGAAGTACGGCCAGCCCGCGGAGGTGACGCTGGACGCGCTGGAGGGCCAGTCCTTCACCGGCACCGTGGTGGAGATCGCCCAGAAGGCCACCATCAAGAACCCGGGCACGGAGGCCGAGGTGACGAGCTTCCCCATCACCGTCGCCCTGGACGCGCGTCCGCCGGGCGTGCTCCCCGGCATGAGCGCCGAGGCGCGCATCAGCGCGGAGACGCACAACGACGCGGTGCTTGTGCCCATCCAGGCCGTCACGGTGCGCGCGGAGCGCTCGCTGCCGGACTACCAGGCGCCGGTGGAGGGCACGTCCCTCACCGCCAAGCGCCGCACGGAGGCGCTGGCCAAGGTCGTGTTCGTGGTGGACAACGACAACAAGGCGCAGGTGCGCCGCGTGCGCACCGGCATCGCCTCCGACACGGAGCTGGAGGTGCTGGAGGGCCTGCAGGTCGGTGACCGCGTGGTGGAGGGCCCCTACCGCACGCTGTCCAAGGAGCTGTCCCACGGGGACGCGGTGCGCGAGCCGGAGAAGGCCGCGGCGAAGGGCAAGTCGTGA